In the genome of Rhizobium etli 8C-3, one region contains:
- the ubiE gene encoding bifunctional demethylmenaquinone methyltransferase/2-methoxy-6-polyprenyl-1,4-benzoquinol methylase UbiE, which translates to MSESRTSANGGMETSYGFREVPSGEKQGLVNDVFHKVARRYDIMNDVMSMGMHRVWKDAMVAALNPRKDSGYKVLDVAGGTGDIAFRIVEASNRLAHATVLDINGSMLGVGAERADKKKLRDNLTFIEANAESLPFEAGTFDAYTIAFGIRNVPHIDVALLEAHRVLKRGGRLLVLEFSEVDMPLLDKVYEAWSFNAIPRFGKAITGDAEPYQYLVESIRKFPNQENFAEMIRNAGFSRVTYTSYTGGIAALHSGWKL; encoded by the coding sequence ATGTCAGAAAGCCGTACTTCCGCCAATGGCGGCATGGAAACATCCTACGGCTTCCGCGAGGTGCCGAGTGGCGAGAAGCAGGGTCTCGTCAACGACGTCTTCCATAAGGTCGCAAGACGCTACGATATCATGAACGATGTAATGTCGATGGGGATGCACCGCGTCTGGAAGGATGCGATGGTTGCAGCGCTCAATCCGCGCAAGGACTCGGGCTACAAGGTGCTGGATGTTGCAGGCGGCACGGGCGATATCGCCTTCCGTATCGTCGAGGCATCGAACCGCCTGGCGCACGCGACCGTGCTCGACATCAACGGCTCCATGCTCGGCGTCGGCGCCGAGCGGGCGGACAAGAAGAAACTTCGCGACAATCTCACCTTCATCGAGGCCAATGCCGAGAGCCTGCCCTTCGAGGCCGGCACCTTCGATGCCTATACGATCGCCTTCGGCATCCGCAATGTGCCGCATATCGACGTGGCGCTCTTGGAAGCTCATCGCGTGCTGAAGCGCGGCGGCCGCCTGCTGGTGCTGGAATTTTCGGAAGTGGACATGCCGCTCCTGGACAAGGTTTACGAGGCCTGGTCCTTCAACGCCATTCCGCGGTTCGGCAAGGCAATCACCGGCGACGCCGAGCCCTATCAGTATCTCGTCGAATCCATCCGCAAGTTCCCGAACCAGGAAAATTTCGCTGAAATGATCCGCAATGCCGGCTTTTCGCGCGTGACCTACACCAGCTACACCGGTGGTATCGCGGCCTTGCACTCGGGTTGGAAGCTTTGA
- a CDS encoding enoyl-CoA hydratase encodes MAYETLIVETRGNVGLITLNRPQALNALNSIVLEELKQAYANFHADEAIGAIVLTGSERAFAAGADIKEMQPLQFADMYKTEFISGWDEIAKARKPVIAAVSGFALGGGCELAMMCDFIIASETAKFGQPEITLGVIPGMGGSQRLTRMVGKSKAMDMVLTGRMMDAAEAERAGLVSRVVAPERLLDEALAAAAKIASLSQPSVLMAKEAVNRALETTLEEGLRFERRLFHSLFATEDQKEGMAAFIDKRKPAFKHR; translated from the coding sequence ATGGCCTATGAAACGCTGATTGTCGAAACACGCGGCAATGTCGGTCTGATTACACTGAACCGGCCGCAGGCACTGAACGCGCTGAATTCCATCGTCCTTGAGGAACTGAAGCAGGCTTATGCCAATTTCCATGCCGACGAGGCGATCGGTGCAATCGTTCTGACCGGATCAGAACGCGCTTTCGCAGCCGGCGCCGATATCAAGGAAATGCAGCCGCTGCAGTTTGCCGATATGTACAAGACCGAATTCATCAGCGGCTGGGACGAGATCGCCAAGGCTCGCAAGCCGGTCATCGCTGCCGTCAGCGGCTTCGCACTGGGGGGCGGCTGCGAACTGGCAATGATGTGCGATTTTATCATTGCGTCGGAAACTGCCAAATTCGGCCAGCCCGAGATCACACTCGGCGTCATCCCCGGCATGGGCGGCTCGCAGCGCTTGACGCGCATGGTCGGCAAATCGAAGGCCATGGATATGGTGTTGACCGGCCGGATGATGGATGCGGCGGAAGCCGAGCGTGCTGGGCTCGTTTCGCGCGTGGTGGCGCCCGAGCGGCTGCTCGACGAAGCGCTGGCGGCGGCCGCCAAGATCGCCTCGCTGTCGCAGCCTTCGGTGCTGATGGCCAAGGAGGCGGTCAATCGCGCGCTGGAAACCACGCTGGAGGAGGGCCTGCGTTTCGAGCGCCGTCTGTTCCACAGCCTTTTCGCAACCGAAGACCAGAAGGAAGGCATGGCGGCCTTCATCGACAAACGAAAGCCGGCCTTTAAACACCGCTGA
- the mutM gene encoding bifunctional DNA-formamidopyrimidine glycosylase/DNA-(apurinic or apyrimidinic site) lyase, translating into MPELPEVETVKRGLSPAMEGARIERLELRRGDLRFPFPDNFEDEVSGRTIIGLGRRAKYLLIDLDSGKTIISHLGMSGSFRIEQGPASETPGDFRSKRSKDEKHDHAIFHLQGKGGEARVIYNDPRRFGFMDIADRCELHNTPFLFGLGPEPTGNELSAAYLAERFAGKAQPLKGALLDQKNVAGLGNIYVCEALWRAHLMPARAAGTMVTKTGTPKEQLGLLVASIRSVIADAIRAGGSSLRDHIQTDGSLGYFQHSFSVYDRESLPCRTPGCGGTVSRIVQAGRSTFYCPDCQK; encoded by the coding sequence ATGCCGGAATTGCCAGAAGTCGAAACGGTGAAGCGGGGTCTTTCGCCCGCCATGGAGGGCGCGCGCATCGAGAGGCTGGAGCTTCGCCGCGGCGACCTGCGCTTTCCCTTCCCGGACAATTTCGAAGACGAGGTTTCGGGCCGCACGATCATCGGGCTTGGCCGCCGTGCCAAATATCTGCTGATCGACCTCGACAGCGGCAAGACCATCATCTCCCATCTCGGCATGTCTGGCTCCTTCCGTATCGAGCAGGGGCCAGCCAGTGAAACGCCTGGCGATTTTCGCTCCAAGCGGTCGAAGGACGAGAAGCATGACCATGCGATTTTCCATCTGCAAGGCAAGGGTGGCGAGGCCCGCGTCATATACAATGATCCACGCCGCTTCGGCTTCATGGATATCGCCGATCGCTGCGAGCTTCACAACACTCCCTTCCTTTTCGGCCTCGGGCCGGAGCCGACCGGCAACGAACTGAGTGCGGCCTACCTGGCAGAACGCTTTGCGGGAAAGGCACAGCCCCTGAAGGGCGCTCTCCTCGACCAGAAAAACGTTGCCGGTCTCGGCAATATATATGTGTGCGAGGCGCTCTGGCGCGCACACCTGATGCCGGCACGCGCTGCGGGGACCATGGTCACCAAGACAGGAACGCCGAAGGAGCAGCTTGGTCTGCTCGTCGCATCTATCCGCAGCGTCATCGCCGATGCGATCAGGGCCGGCGGCTCGTCGCTTCGCGACCATATCCAGACCGACGGCTCGCTCGGTTATTTCCAGCATTCCTTTTCGGTCTATGACCGCGAAAGTCTGCCTTGCCGCACACCCGGTTGCGGCGGTACGGTCTCGCGCATCGTGCAGGCAGGACGTTCCACCTTTTATTGCCCGGACTGCCAGAAATAG
- a CDS encoding aromatic amino acid lyase, translating into MKHERPGIELSGQPLSFAEMVRIGSGRVALSASATGMARVEIARSVVEDAIQAGIPVYGSTTGVGAMKDVEWSAEELDIFNLGLVRAHHFGTGTPFSSAVVRNAMAIRVNTALTGQVGCTPELIQTYLRLLRADLIPLVRRTGSIGCADIGLMGQIGAVLTGVGEAVYRGKRMQAADAFRAAGLEPVTMAPRDSLASLSINAVSFAAAAEATRNAAASIRVLLATGMMAAGALGASRDPWRAVRHVGTPREALIGSWLCNASDAWEWPVATHVQDPLSLRMIAQVFGAVIENLLSTGHKILAATGRSDDNPVVVEGRVMTSGGSLPLDVTILLESAALCMAHAARNAFNRCVLLGNGQRRDLPVNLVPPGRIATGFGPIIKLAGEIFSRVLSMSNPVSAQSLVVAAGLEDEAAFLPLVIERFERQMQALKRMAALEALLAAQAADILGDRPEGVAGMIYDVVRKHADFYTVDRPLSAEVEAIEEELGSDEFASKLIEQVPIASFDDFFALGSLERIERRLTQDALVI; encoded by the coding sequence ATGAAGCATGAACGCCCCGGCATCGAACTTTCCGGCCAACCATTGAGCTTTGCCGAGATGGTGCGAATAGGCTCCGGCAGGGTAGCGCTTTCTGCTTCCGCGACAGGCATGGCACGCGTGGAGATCGCACGCTCCGTCGTCGAAGACGCGATCCAGGCCGGCATTCCCGTCTATGGCTCTACCACCGGAGTGGGCGCGATGAAGGATGTCGAATGGTCCGCGGAGGAACTCGACATCTTCAACCTCGGCCTCGTGCGCGCCCATCACTTCGGCACCGGCACGCCATTTTCCAGCGCTGTCGTGCGAAACGCCATGGCCATCCGGGTCAATACGGCGCTGACGGGCCAGGTCGGGTGCACGCCGGAACTCATACAAACATATCTGCGGCTGCTCAGGGCTGACCTCATCCCGCTCGTGCGGCGCACGGGCTCGATCGGTTGCGCCGATATCGGCCTCATGGGACAGATCGGTGCGGTTCTGACCGGCGTCGGCGAAGCCGTCTATCGCGGCAAGCGCATGCAAGCGGCCGATGCCTTCAGGGCGGCGGGGCTTGAACCGGTCACCATGGCGCCGCGCGACAGCCTCGCCTCGCTCAGCATCAATGCCGTGAGCTTTGCAGCAGCCGCCGAGGCAACGCGCAATGCGGCGGCTTCGATCCGCGTTCTGCTGGCAACCGGTATGATGGCGGCAGGCGCGCTTGGCGCTTCGCGCGACCCCTGGCGGGCAGTGCGCCATGTCGGCACGCCGCGGGAGGCGCTGATCGGCTCGTGGCTGTGCAATGCCTCCGACGCCTGGGAATGGCCGGTCGCGACCCACGTGCAGGATCCGCTCAGCCTTCGCATGATCGCGCAGGTCTTCGGCGCAGTGATCGAGAACCTGCTGTCGACCGGTCACAAGATCCTTGCTGCCACCGGCCGCTCTGACGACAACCCGGTCGTCGTCGAGGGCCGGGTGATGACGTCGGGCGGTTCGCTGCCCCTCGATGTGACGATCCTGCTGGAATCGGCGGCATTGTGCATGGCGCATGCAGCGCGCAACGCCTTCAACCGCTGTGTCCTGCTCGGCAACGGGCAGCGGCGAGACCTGCCGGTCAACCTCGTGCCGCCGGGCCGAATCGCAACGGGTTTCGGCCCGATCATCAAGCTCGCCGGCGAGATCTTTTCACGCGTGCTTTCCATGTCCAACCCGGTATCGGCCCAGTCGCTGGTGGTTGCGGCGGGGCTCGAGGACGAAGCCGCTTTCCTGCCGCTGGTCATAGAGCGCTTCGAGCGGCAGATGCAGGCGCTGAAGCGTATGGCTGCGCTCGAGGCGCTGCTGGCAGCACAGGCGGCCGATATTCTCGGTGACCGGCCTGAAGGCGTCGCGGGCATGATCTACGATGTCGTGCGCAAGCACGCCGATTTCTACACCGTGGACCGGCCGCTTTCGGCCGAGGTCGAAGCAATCGAAGAAGAGCTCGGATCCGACGAATTCGCTTCGAAGCTGATCGAGCAGGTGCCGATCGCCTCATTCGACGACTTCTTCGCGCTCGGCTCGCTCGAGCGAATCGAACGGAGGCTGACGCAGGACGCCCTCGTCATCTGA
- the ubiB gene encoding 2-polyprenylphenol 6-hydroxylase: MSAFGAYFRLLRVGWILVREGVVSALPSEGLPPSVSLAKSFVGLFARSRAKAKKRSDRLARAVERLGPSYVKIGQFLATRPDVVGVEFADDLSQLQDRMAFFPIAAAKANIEGSLGRPIEELYVTFDDPIAAASIAQVHPAEVNTPNGRKKVAVKVVRPGVRQRFAHDIEAMYLVAGMQERFMPSSRRLRPVEVTKTLEQSTKVEMDLRLEAAALSEIAENTGQDPGFRVPKVDWERTGRDVITMEWIDGVKMSDVEGLRAAGHDLNTLADILIQSFLRHTLRDGFFHADMHPGNLFVDSGGMIVAVDMGIVGRLGKKERRFLAEILYGFITRDYVRVAEVHFEAGYVPGHHNVESFAQAIRAIGEPIHGQPAETISMGKLLTLLFEVTELFDMQTRPELVMLQKTMVVVEGVSRMLNPRFNMWKASEPVVGDWIRNNLGPKRVVTDLKDGLKAAVKLAEAVPEIAAKTEKFHHQLLHMSEHGLRFDAETADAIGKSEARYSRSGRPALWIIALTLLYIAWMLS, translated from the coding sequence ATGAGTGCTTTCGGAGCATATTTTCGGCTCTTGCGGGTCGGCTGGATTCTGGTGCGCGAGGGCGTTGTTTCGGCGCTGCCTTCAGAAGGCTTGCCGCCTTCCGTCAGCCTTGCCAAATCCTTTGTCGGCCTGTTTGCGCGCAGCCGGGCAAAAGCCAAGAAGCGCAGCGATAGGCTTGCCCGGGCCGTCGAGCGGCTCGGACCTTCCTATGTGAAGATCGGTCAGTTTCTGGCGACCAGGCCTGACGTCGTCGGCGTCGAATTCGCCGACGACCTTTCGCAGCTCCAGGACCGGATGGCCTTCTTCCCGATCGCGGCGGCAAAGGCGAATATCGAAGGCTCGCTCGGTCGCCCGATCGAAGAGCTTTATGTGACTTTCGACGATCCGATTGCCGCAGCCTCTATTGCCCAGGTGCATCCTGCAGAGGTCAATACCCCCAACGGCCGCAAGAAGGTCGCCGTCAAGGTGGTGCGCCCCGGTGTGCGGCAGCGATTCGCCCATGACATCGAGGCAATGTACCTCGTCGCCGGCATGCAGGAGCGCTTCATGCCCTCGAGCCGGCGGCTGAGGCCGGTCGAGGTCACGAAGACGCTCGAGCAGTCGACCAAGGTCGAGATGGACCTCCGGCTCGAGGCGGCTGCACTTTCGGAGATCGCCGAAAACACGGGACAGGATCCAGGCTTTCGCGTCCCCAAGGTGGATTGGGAACGCACCGGACGCGACGTCATTACCATGGAGTGGATCGACGGCGTCAAGATGTCCGATGTCGAGGGGCTGCGCGCTGCCGGCCACGATCTCAACACCCTTGCCGATATCCTCATCCAATCGTTCCTGCGCCACACGCTGCGCGACGGCTTCTTCCATGCCGACATGCATCCCGGCAATCTCTTCGTCGATTCAGGCGGCATGATCGTCGCCGTCGACATGGGCATCGTCGGTCGGCTCGGAAAGAAGGAACGGCGCTTCCTTGCCGAGATCCTCTATGGCTTCATTACGCGCGACTACGTGCGTGTCGCCGAGGTGCATTTCGAGGCGGGCTATGTGCCCGGACATCACAATGTTGAAAGTTTCGCGCAGGCAATCCGGGCGATCGGCGAGCCGATCCACGGCCAGCCTGCTGAAACGATCTCGATGGGCAAGCTGTTGACGCTGCTCTTCGAGGTAACGGAACTTTTCGACATGCAGACCCGGCCCGAACTGGTGATGCTGCAGAAGACCATGGTGGTCGTCGAAGGCGTATCGCGAATGCTGAATCCGCGTTTCAACATGTGGAAGGCATCGGAGCCCGTCGTCGGCGACTGGATCCGCAACAATCTCGGTCCGAAGCGGGTCGTCACCGACCTCAAAGACGGACTGAAGGCTGCCGTGAAGCTGGCGGAAGCCGTTCCGGAAATCGCTGCGAAGACCGAGAAATTCCACCATCAGTTGCTGCATATGAGCGAGCATGGACTGCGCTTCGACGCTGAAACGGCCGACGCGATCGGCAAATCCGAGGCACGCTACAGCCGATCCGGCCGCCCGGCGCTCTGGATTATCGCATTGACGCTTCTCTATATAGCCTGGATGCTGAGCTGA
- a CDS encoding dihydroorotase, protein MADFDLVLQGTVVLPERILEGGYVAARNGKIAEVGIGVPPAARERHLLGKALILPGAIDAQVHSLSQKDQEDFIWSTRSAAAGGVTTIVDMPYDEGNLVCSADAVKKKIDHASPQARVDFALYGTVDPEEGAARIREMADAGVAAFKFSTFGTDAKRFPRIPPALLDDCFAAITPTGLTAGVHNEDDEAVRTYMEKVRKIGVTDWRAHGLSRPPITELLAMHTIFETGAHTGCPAHVVHCSLGRGYDIARAYRRDGFDATVECCIHYLTLDEENDVRRLGGKAKINPPVRPRAEVETLWRKVAEGNVWLVSTDHVSWSENRKTNADMLANASGVPGLEVMVPLFVKGALERGIPLTWAARLMAENPAKHFRLDHIKGALTPGKDADIVVLEPRETVYDAAASGNNVVGWSPYNGIRLPWTILAAYLRGSQITDGTKVLAKPGSGKFVRPLPRQIISGEAA, encoded by the coding sequence ATGGCTGATTTCGACCTTGTTTTGCAGGGCACCGTCGTGCTCCCGGAGCGGATCCTCGAAGGGGGTTATGTTGCAGCCCGCAATGGCAAGATCGCAGAGGTCGGCATCGGCGTGCCGCCTGCGGCCAGGGAGCGGCATCTGCTCGGCAAGGCGCTGATCCTGCCCGGTGCGATCGATGCGCAAGTCCATTCGCTCTCCCAGAAGGATCAGGAGGACTTCATCTGGTCGACACGTTCGGCGGCAGCTGGCGGCGTGACGACGATCGTCGACATGCCCTATGACGAAGGCAACCTCGTCTGCTCGGCCGACGCGGTGAAGAAGAAGATCGATCACGCGAGCCCTCAGGCGCGAGTCGATTTCGCGCTCTACGGCACGGTCGATCCCGAAGAAGGCGCGGCGCGGATCCGCGAAATGGCGGATGCCGGCGTTGCCGCCTTCAAATTCTCGACCTTCGGGACCGATGCGAAGCGTTTCCCGCGCATCCCCCCCGCCCTTCTCGACGACTGCTTCGCGGCCATCACGCCGACCGGGCTGACTGCCGGTGTCCACAACGAAGACGACGAGGCAGTGCGCACCTACATGGAGAAGGTCAGGAAAATCGGCGTGACGGACTGGCGCGCCCACGGTCTCTCGCGTCCGCCGATCACAGAGCTGCTTGCCATGCACACGATCTTCGAGACCGGTGCCCATACGGGCTGCCCCGCGCATGTCGTGCACTGCTCGCTCGGCCGCGGCTACGACATCGCCCGCGCCTATCGCCGCGACGGGTTCGATGCGACCGTCGAATGTTGCATTCACTACCTGACGCTCGACGAGGAAAACGATGTGCGGCGCCTCGGCGGCAAAGCAAAGATCAATCCACCGGTCCGGCCGCGCGCCGAGGTGGAAACGCTGTGGCGGAAAGTGGCGGAAGGCAACGTCTGGCTGGTTTCGACCGATCATGTGAGCTGGTCGGAAAACCGCAAGACCAATGCGGACATGCTGGCAAATGCCTCCGGCGTGCCCGGGCTCGAGGTCATGGTGCCGTTGTTCGTCAAGGGAGCGCTCGAACGAGGCATCCCGCTCACCTGGGCTGCGAGGCTGATGGCGGAAAATCCGGCGAAACATTTTCGCCTCGACCACATCAAGGGGGCGCTGACGCCCGGCAAGGATGCCGACATCGTCGTGCTCGAGCCGCGCGAAACCGTCTATGATGCTGCCGCCAGCGGCAACAATGTCGTCGGCTGGAGCCCCTATAACGGCATCCGTCTGCCATGGACGATTTTAGCGGCATATCTGCGCGGCAGCCAGATAACCGATGGCACGAAGGTGCTTGCAAAGCCCGGCAGCGGAAAATTCGTCCGCCCCTTGCCGCGTCAGATCATTTCCGGAGAAGCTGCATGA
- a CDS encoding Zn-dependent hydrolase, with translation MNRNLPVNVDRIAEDIDALAKVTEPGHPWTRRAFSPLFLEGRAYIEARMKMAGLETRIDAAGNLIGRRAGTKPGLGTIMVGSHSDTVPDGGRFDGIAGVIAALEVARALKDQAITLQHDLEIVDFLAEEVSIFGVSCVGSRGMTGQLPEAWLSRTSGERDLAQGILCVGGDPATLLAQRRPDIKGFLELHIEQGPVLENEKKDIGIVTAIAGITRIEVTVEGRADHAGTTPMDARADALVAASQLVLDIRNAAAERAKTPGHFAATVGEFRIEPNAANVVPSKVVLLIDGRAEIRSDMEDFCRWLDAHVVKLAIAHGVTINSPSRVSDNYPTPGNPGLLKTLENACETVGARHRRMASGAGHDTAWIAKVAPAAMIFVPCKEGRSHSADEWAENDDIALGAAVLFEAVREMDRTLDREALDGTHTR, from the coding sequence ATGAACCGCAATCTGCCCGTCAACGTCGATCGTATTGCCGAGGATATCGATGCGCTGGCGAAGGTCACCGAGCCTGGTCATCCATGGACACGCCGGGCTTTTTCGCCGCTCTTTCTCGAAGGCCGCGCCTATATCGAAGCGCGCATGAAAATGGCCGGGCTGGAGACGCGGATCGATGCCGCCGGCAATCTGATCGGACGCCGTGCAGGGACGAAACCGGGTCTTGGAACGATTATGGTCGGCTCGCATTCCGATACGGTGCCGGACGGCGGACGCTTTGACGGTATCGCCGGTGTGATCGCGGCGCTGGAAGTCGCGCGCGCCCTCAAGGACCAGGCAATCACACTGCAGCATGACCTGGAAATCGTCGATTTCCTCGCGGAAGAGGTCAGCATCTTCGGCGTTTCATGCGTCGGCAGCCGCGGCATGACCGGTCAACTTCCCGAAGCCTGGCTTTCGCGCACGAGCGGCGAGCGCGATCTGGCACAAGGCATCCTTTGTGTCGGCGGCGATCCGGCAACGCTTCTCGCGCAGCGGCGCCCCGACATCAAAGGCTTCCTTGAGCTGCATATCGAGCAAGGGCCGGTGCTTGAGAACGAGAAGAAGGATATCGGCATCGTGACGGCAATTGCGGGCATCACCCGGATCGAGGTCACTGTCGAAGGTCGGGCCGACCATGCCGGTACGACGCCGATGGATGCCCGCGCGGATGCGCTGGTGGCAGCCTCGCAACTGGTGCTCGATATCCGCAATGCGGCAGCCGAACGGGCGAAGACGCCGGGTCATTTCGCCGCAACCGTCGGGGAATTCCGCATCGAGCCGAATGCGGCCAACGTCGTGCCTTCCAAGGTGGTTCTGCTCATCGACGGGCGTGCGGAAATTCGCAGCGACATGGAAGACTTCTGCAGATGGCTCGATGCGCATGTCGTCAAGCTTGCGATCGCCCACGGCGTCACGATCAATTCGCCCAGTCGCGTCTCCGACAACTATCCGACGCCCGGTAATCCCGGCCTGCTGAAGACGCTCGAAAACGCCTGTGAAACGGTCGGCGCCAGACATCGGCGCATGGCGTCGGGCGCAGGACACGATACGGCCTGGATCGCGAAGGTCGCGCCGGCCGCGATGATCTTCGTACCATGCAAGGAAGGACGCAGCCACTCGGCCGACGAATGGGCAGAAAATGACGACATCGCACTCGGCGCTGCCGTGCTTTTCGAGGCTGTGCGCGAGATGGACAGGACGCTGGATAGGGAGGCTTTGGATGGGACGCATACTCGTTGA
- the rpsT gene encoding 30S ribosomal protein S20, translated as MANTTSAKKATRKIARRTDVNKARRSRVRTFVRQVEEALAAGDAAKAKEAFLAAQPELARAASKGVVHANTASRKVSRLAARVKALSATATA; from the coding sequence ATGGCCAATACAACTTCGGCGAAAAAAGCGACCCGCAAGATCGCCCGCCGTACCGACGTCAACAAGGCTCGTCGCTCGCGCGTTCGCACTTTCGTTCGCCAGGTCGAAGAGGCACTTGCAGCGGGTGATGCTGCCAAGGCAAAGGAAGCCTTCCTGGCAGCGCAGCCGGAACTGGCGCGCGCTGCAAGCAAGGGCGTCGTCCATGCCAACACGGCATCGCGCAAAGTCTCGCGGCTCGCTGCTCGTGTGAAGGCTCTGTCGGCGACTGCCACCGCATAA